The following coding sequences are from one Triticum dicoccoides isolate Atlit2015 ecotype Zavitan chromosome 4A, WEW_v2.0, whole genome shotgun sequence window:
- the LOC119286474 gene encoding lipase-like PAD4, protein MEDAEENSMFETSHVLGALLASSPLLAHAWDRCAAAAAMGAASSGFAHGDGGGDGGTVYVAFSGLQAALSVARPAVASGADVFAPVGLAGDATGARAFPQLAAAEPDAAAAGERIAVQALALRCFLKLCGSPEFQMLLNQIQGKAVVFTGHSLGGAIAALAALHYLCISSLSSPCSPSPPVLCVTFGSPLIGNRALSRAILRERWGGNFCNVVSQHDVVPRLLFCPLDAIPVRVIIGMQLQQWPGHTHNTGVMTTRVVDAEQDGLRQLIQAHVRTVAMEQKLVDPESRGGSPYRPFGAYVLCSPEGAVCVDNSTAAVQMLYATFAACYARGNTTSLEAAHSCYGDLVLKMPQNLLLKRRPHAMDVLASMSNSNYDAGISLAMEASGIGSEAMEATTTRYWLKASKRAGRSPSLNCAGLSTRLGRITPCRAQVEWYKASFDGDMGYYDAFKQRRSPKKFNMADMCRIKLGQFWDGVLAMLDNSQLPHDFHRRAKWVNAARFYQLLVEPLDIADYHRKNFHKTRGGYITHGRDSRYELFDKWWKEKGAFTGTSTGDTAATARSKYAGLTQDPCFWARVEEAWDQTESAQAEQDVAMLAMKLGRLREFERYARELVESKEVSIDVLAPQSSYTRWVEEWKKLLLRDEARTASLF, encoded by the exons ATGGAAGACGCCGAAGAAAATTCCAT GTTCGAGACCAGCCATGTCCTCGGCGCGCTGCTGGCCTCGTCGCCGCTGCTGGCGCACGCCTGGGACCGGTGCGCGGCCGCCGCCGCGATGGGCGCCGCCTCCTCCGGGTTCGcgcacggcgacggcggcggggacggGGGGACGGTGTACGTGGCCTTCTCCGGCCTGCAGGCCGCGCTGTCGGTTGCGCGCCCGGCGGTGGCGAGCGGCGCCGACGTCTTCGCGCcggtcggcctcgccggcgacgctaCCGGCGCGCGGGCCTTCCCGCAGCTGGCGGCCGCCGAGCCGGACGCGGCCGCCGCCGGGGAGCGTATCGCCGTGCAGGCGCTGGCTCTGCGGTGCTTCTTGAAATTGTGCGGCTCCCCTGAGTTCCAG ATGCTGCTAAATCAGATCCAGGGCAAGGCAGTGGTGTTCACCGGCCACTCACTTGGTGGAGCCATCGCCGCTCTTGCGGCGCTGCACTACCTCTGCATCTCATCGTTAAGCTCGCCATGCAGTCCATCTCCTCCTGTGCTGTGTGTCACATTCGGGAGCCCACTGATCGGCAACAGGGCCCTGTCCAGGGCCATCCTGCGCGAGCGGTGGGGCGGCAACTTCTGTAATGTCGTCTCACAGCACGACGTCGTCCCGAGGCTCCTCTTCTGCCCCCTAGACGCTATCCCTGTGCGCGTCATCATCGGTATGCAGCTGCAGCAATGGCCAGGACACACTCACAACACGGGTGTAATGACCACTCGTGTTGTGGACGCCGAGCAGGATGGGCTGCGTCAACTGATACAGGCGCATGTCCGCACGGTTGCCATGGAGCAGAAGCTCGTGGACCCAGAGTCGCGAGGCGGGAGCCCTTATCGTCCGTTCGGGGCCTACGTGCTGTGCTCGCCGGAAGGTGCAGTGTGCGTTGACAACTCAACAGCGGCAGTCCAGATGCTCTATGCCACATTTGCCGCTTGCTACGCGCGGGGCAACACGAcatccctggaggccgcacactcttGCTACGGCGATCTTGTGCTGAAAATGCCACAGAACTTGCTCCTCAAGCGGCGCCCGCATGCCATGGACGTGTTGGCGTCCATGTCCAACTCCAACTACGACGCTGGCATCTCCCTGGCTATGGAGGCCTCCGGCATTGGCAGCGAGGCAATGGAGGCCACGACGACGCGATACTGGCTGAAGGCGTCTAAGCGAGCGGGTCGCAGCCCAAGCTTGAACTGCGCGGGACTCTCAACACGGCTGGGGCGGATCACTCCATGCCGGGCACAGGTCGAGTGGTACAAGGCATCATTCGACGGCGACATGGGGTACTATGACGCATTCAAGCAACGGAGGTCACCTAAGAAGTTCAACATGGCCGACATGTGTCGTATCAAGCTGGGCCAGTTTTGGGATGGTGTGCTCGCAATGCTCGACAACAGCCAGCTGCCGCACGACTTCCATCGCCGGGCCAAGTGGGTGAATGCCGCCCGGTTCTACCAGCTCCTCGTCGAGCCACTGGACATCGCAGACTATCACCGCAAGAACTTCCACAAGACCAGAGGCGGCTACATCACCCATGGCCGGGACAGcag GTATGAGCTGTTCGACAAGTGGTGGAAGGAGAAGGGAGCCTTCACTGGTACGAGCACCGGCGACACGGCTGCCACAGCGAGGAGCAAGTACGCCGGGCTGACTCAGGATCCATGCTTCTGGGCGAGGGTGGAAGAGGCATGGGATCAGACTGAAAGCGCCCAGGCTGAGCAAGACGTGGCGATGTTGGCGATGAAGCTCGGGAGGCTGCGGGAGTTCGAGCGGTACGCCAGGGAGCTGGTGGAGAGCAAGGAGGTGTCGATCGACGTCCTTGCGCCGCAGTCCAGCTACACCCGCTGGGTGGAGGAGTGGAAGAAGCTCTTGCTCAGAGACGAAGCCAGAACAGCGTCCTTGTTTTAG